The sequence AGACCTCCACAAAATTGGGGAGTAGGAAGAATGGAAAAAATGCAAACCACCCCCAAGGAATATGCCTATGGAAGTTCCCATGAGCAAACAACATATCAATTCCTGGGGGTATCCAGGCAGGAGCAAGCCTGGATACTATTAGCTCTGATGCATCACTAGATCTTAATGCACTCGTCAACAAATAATTCAAAAGTTAACAAAGCTATGGAGAAGGAAATTAGAGCTTCTTCAAATTAAATGCAGATTTCACCatagaaaaagtaaaagatatCATTCAATCTTATCAAATTTAGCGTATCTAAAATGAAGTATACATTGCGAACAGGTGGGAAATAGAAAATTCACCTGCAAGACGAACCCCTTCTCACCGTGAACTGCAGCCCGGGGACCAAGTTTTTAGTGGCGAGAGAATCTTCTTTCCCCTTAGTGATGAACACTCCTTCGTACCTGTGAGGCTTGATCACTACCTGACTTACCCCCTTCCATTCAGCCCGCACGGCCTCCTATGCCGCCACGGACACCGCCGCGTCCTCTGACACCACCTTCTCCACCTCTTCCACCGCCTCCGCTTCCTCTTCTCCGTCCTCCATCACCTCGTCGCCTGAATCCACCCTCGCCTAGGCCTGCAAGTCAGTAAAAATTATGAGATTTGAAGTACTAATTCCGACGCAGAACGTTGAAAGGTCGGACATCATCCATCTACACTTCCCAATATTACTCGGTAAAACATGATAAAGAGACTGAAAGGTCGAAGACAACAAGTAACTTACCCTCCAAGGGTAACCTCAACCTCGAGCGTCGGCTTCGGACAAACATTTGCAGGAGAAGGCAAAGTGAACGAAAATGAGCACCCTGGAACTTACTCGACGATGGTTTATATAACCTTTCTCGGGtctatttttagggtttctgatggagtttagggtttattggcagtttttagggttttggcaaATTGCAGTCTAGGGGTGTGAACCCatcggttcggtttgattttggttcgattttataaattaaaaaaaaaaaaaaaaaaaagaatgaatgaatCTAAAATTCAACCAATAAGAAAAGATTCGGTTTCGATCTCTGTTCGATTTCCCTTCTCGATTTTATATCGGTTCAGTTCGGTTTGCCATGTACATACGTGGCTATATAGAAAACTTAATTATCACAGCATGTCTGAAGCAAAGTATCTAAATGATGATACATATGGATAACCAAAGAGTGGAAAACAGTTAAATTGTCTCACACACGCACAAGACAAGGCTTTCATAGCCAATGAGTCACCCACACTATTAATCTCCCAAAGGTGaagtgaaaataataataaaaatttatattgtTGTATGGCTCTTGCATTGGCATACACTAACGTAAAGGCCAATGAGATTATATGCAAAGGCATCGACTAGGGGGGACTTTCAATCCTATATGGTTTGTGGCTGTCATTTCAAGGGACGTTGTTTTTTGGCGTAGTTTGCACATgaatatgttttctttttcattattttaattaaCTTGTATGAAGGCTTATCCAAACTAGATTGTGAATTCAAAAGTGAAGCTCTTCTTGACATCCCCTTGACTTGTCAAATTATTATTACgttttgattattttaaaataacgtattatttttttatagtcGGGAAAAATATTGTAAACGAAAAATGTGAATGGCAATGACAacttttgctattttttttttttttttagtagaaaatgACAACTTTTGGTAACAACATAATAATAAGTCactttcaaaattattttgaaaactctTTCATATACCtaacttaattaaaaaaaaatatttggggcAATAAAACAAGGGGCAATTCAAAAAATGTGTTAAATTCTAAATATACCTAAGATGTGTTATTTAAACAATCATActgacaaaaataataataataattgtgacAACTTGATAGATTATCAAATTTTATGTTCACTTGATAAGTTTTAAGAGGTATTATATCACATCACCACATGATACAATCAAACATTACTTTTTATTGATACATAATAAACCACATGATTGAGTTGGACTTTTAACAGCGTATGAGTATGTGACCATGGACATTGCTGATTGTTGTCCATCCAATGGTTAAAATTGCCCCAACAATTCCCTGGTAATTTTGATGACTAAAGATAAACAAAACTTCATTTCATGGTGGCCATAGGCCCATATGGTTGGGGCATATCAAATAGCTGATTAGCCATCCAAGTATCAAATGGTCAATTTGGGTGATTGAacctttaggctatgtttggttgtaaggggaattaaaggaaggtcaatgaaatttttatacttaaaaaaaaaatatatgtaatcattacccatgtgactctAATATTAACTTTAAaacattccatatttggttataaaattttactttactttgcatccaaaaccctttgctataatatgtaaaataaaaattacatgtaaaatttattttactaaatatggctaaaaaaataaagtaatttatacaatcacgtgaggtaatgattataaatatttctttttaaagtatgaaaattttacttcccttccctttaaattcccattgcaactaAACGAAGCCTCAAGTAGAGCTGTGTAAGTAACCTCTATAAATGCAGCAACATAGGTGacattttccccattttaagAAAGACTTGTTTTTCTTGGACAGTTAGACCAAAGTATACGAATTTACTTTATAGGAATCTCTGTCAATGTGGGATGGAATCTCATATGCTAAGCCAATGGGAATAGAGGAGGGGTACCATACTATTTGTATAAAAGGACCCCACATATAAGACAAGAGAAGAGTGTCATAGGGTAAGGCATGGCAGCATGgacatcaaattttttttttttaattaatccaATTTAAGTGACATGGATATTGATGAGGGTAAAAATGCCACCCCCTCTAGTCATCTCTCGGCTGAGTCGACCCCTCAAGTCATCTTTGAGAAAATCGACTCCTCAGGTCATCCCTTAGTTGAGCCGACCTCACAGATCGCCTATTTACATGGATGACACGTCGGATTGCCTTCCCAAGAAGTCCAATCCGATCTCGATGATTGCAGGGACGATCTCAAGGATCACTCGCTGCCAGCTCAGCAAATCTTATTACTTGGAGATTTTCTAACAAATAAAGTAACACTTACCTAATGGGACTCTTCCAAGAGATTTTTTAATAAGAGTGAACTACTTGCCAAAATATGACTCTTCTCAACTGCCTCTCTTCATTCACAACATATAAATATCAATTTCtgatattgatatgtatcatATGATTTTGCCctcaattttaataaaaaataaaatctaaatttATGATATTTTTCTCTACTAAGAATTGTTTCACTGATACATGATCGACCCGATATTAATATATTTCTTGATCAATATAAATATGAATCAAGATACGTCTAATCTAATACTgatatttgaaaccatgattgGGAGATGTTGCCATGCACATAAAATATTTGGTGACATGAGAATCTACCTTATCTTTGCTTTCAATCTGCGTAATTAAtcaaatattaaaatgaaattttatcatCCATATtaattaaaacttaaaaaataaattgaatttaTTTAATTCGCTTCAATTGGCTTCTGCCATAAAATTGATATCGAACTGATTTGTTTCAGcttcttttgattttaaatggtctattttgatttcggtttcagtttcagttctaAATTGATACCCCTAGACTGTCATCAGCTTGTAAAGTTTCCAAGCACTGCATTTTGTAGCTCAAGTGCAGGCGCTCATTAGGTTATTCACAATGTAAACTCCGAACTCTATGCCACCACTGTGGCCTCTGAGCCAGATTTGCACCGAGCTATGACCTATCCCCTTATGTGGTTCCTTCCCCAATGGCAGTTGTGCTAAAGGGTCAAAGTTCGCCATATACCCTTCGTGCGAGTCAATGGTAAAGTGTGAAAAGTCAATGCAAATCTCTTCGAACCCTAACTATCAGTGTACATGTATAATTTAcgaaagaaagaatgctacttcCGAGTGTATGTCTCTTTTTACACACATAAGGTGCAAAAATACCGCATTACCCATACTGAAGATGTTCTTGCACATCATCTCATTAGCCGTGCTTATTGACATGAACCTGTGCCAAAAGATAACGTTGTCATGCCATTTACGTAATTTACATGCAATTAGGTGAAGTGTCATTTTGCTTCTATAAACACCTTTCTATGCTACCCATTATTAAGAATGCTCATGTGAAGCGACAGTAATAGTCCGGACAGAGGGCAAAAAGGTCTCTTTTGAAATCTTATAATGTACAGTTGTACACACGGTGCATAAAAACTGGATGCTATCGTGTAAAGTGATGATTGGCTCTACAAATTCCGTGAGGGCTATTCCCTACAGAGCAGTTTCGAGCATCCACAGATGGGGTTCATCGAATTCTTATTCTCTTACGTCGTTGATCCACCCAAAAAGCATTCACGTCTGATCACAAAACTTGGCATATCCCAGTTTCGTTTCTTTCATCATCGATCTCTTCCCTGTGGTTTTCGTTATTCTTGGgaagaaaattgaagaaaaagaaagaaggattaTGAGAAAGCAGAGCAGCTgctcctcatcctcctcctcctccgtcTCCGCTTCACCTCTGGTCCGGCTATTCCTGCTTCTCGCTCTGATTTTTATAATTAAGGATTATGGCATTGTTAGAGTTGCAGAAGGAGGGAAGAGAAGGGTTCATATCCCGGACGATCTGGAAGACGTGATCGATGACGGAGAAGATGAGGAATGGAAGCGATGGGGTGAAAAATCAACACCTTCGCAAGATTTCGAATTCGATCCACCTCCGCCCATGGATTTCACCAAGATGGATACGTCGCAGATTCAAGACGAAATGATGAATCGCCATTCCGGTCCCTCCTTTGGCTTCGTCAAGCTCCGATTAGGTGTCCGACGTTCACCGGTAACATAGAAACGACACCCCTCCCAATCTCCTTTCTCCTCGTcaatttcttccatttcctgGTAATGCTGGGGTTTCTGTTCAGGATATGGTCACGGAGATCGCTATGAAATGGACTAAGGTTCTCAAAACCGGATCCATCGAGGCCAATTTCAAGGCTGTCGATACCAACACCATCATGTTCACCATGCAAAGGGGGAAAGACACAACAGAGGTATCCAGTATGCTAAAAGGATCCTGAATCCATGATtaagaaatttttaattttctttacaaatttgtagaaaattttacttcccttacCCTCTAATTGCAAGTTGCAgagaacatcttttttttttttttttttttgaggattTCTCATTTGAAGCTCAAATCACTTCCTTCTTGTCTCTGTGTTTGCTAGTTGAAAGAATTTGTACTGAATCAACCAGAGGCATACGAGATGAAGATAGGTGATCATGTCGTTCGAAGGCCTGGAGATCCACCTTTAGAAGAAGTTATCGAGAAGCTACGTATTGAGAAGAATGAAGCCCAGGACCATAGTTCTACAGAGTCGTCAGAACTACTGAAACGTGACGAGCTTTAATGCTTTTGATAAATagaattaaaattttctaattcagtgaatttgatttgatttttatttgtctGGTTGATTCCATTCGCTAGTTTATATATCATAAACTTCATGAGattcaaaagaacaagaaagacaCCCTTTATTCTAAAAGGACTCTGAGATGTAAAACACACATTATTTTAGTAGGGTCAGAGAGATGTACGTGTAACTGCAAcactttattttataatttgagGTTTTGCTTGGTTTGTATTCGCTGAATATATTCAGATTTTTTGATTTACAATACAATttgaaatgataaaataaaaaagagttggGTTTCAAAATATGTTCTAGACCCATAATCTATTTCAAGAATACATAATATAGTTGAGACAACCCCATAAAAACCCATATGGACCAAAACCAAATCTCAGCTTAATAATCTGAGTTTGGTTTGGGCCagtgcattaaaaaaaaaaaaaaaaaaaaaaaaaccgatttGAAGtgatcaaaattgaaccaatcgTTTGAcacctgatgagcacatttatgtatgaaatctatagtagtaaaatatgcattttacatatttagaatggaactaccttagattttactctctttttacgggttttactctctttttataggTTCTATATTTTTAAGACCTTAAAAACTATCGGGccctatatctccaattttacacatataTAGgtcttatttattttcatggtgcgaagaggacgaaattctgagcaagatggacgtgttcaattaaaagtacacattcgtttggtcacccgtacaagtgattattcttttcaggtcagaaaaagaataatggatcataactgaaccgagatgcagaaccagcccatttgcagttgtcccagaggtacaaggaatatttcaaataccaacaaggatcgatggaccacattcttaagtgattgaagattcatttttggtaacaacaactacctaatatagttggtgagttgtaatgtgcaaaatcccttccttattaagaggtctcaagttataacatcttagctgccattttgttgaggtttgtttttattttagaagattttctctcctactcatcactcaaaggaggcaAAAGATTCCATATTTcttacaattctctatcttctctctcctccacctcatcaacaagattaaaaaaaaaatctttttttttttagaaactaaaatctttagcttccctcccccattatctatataatagaattaacacaagggaatgaggcacttcattcttcttctagagtttttttttagttgctctatctctttttctagctctagttcttggtttatgctttaaaaaattttttaagttctttttattcaattaatgcaagcactttggttttttattcagtctcttatttttattgtttaagcaattgaagttgtaattttcaagttctagttctaggcttagttctatgTGACAataacaagctatgaagcatgtatttcaagttcaattttttttttcttcagatttgttttctctagtactagaaatttcagatttagtttattccagatctggtttttagtactgatagtatctcaaatcgatcaagttttcagttcaagagttgaagttcaagtaagtaggctccttcagtagtcttctctcccccctctcattccctcttctgactaccctttctttcttaatttaggattttaatttcagttgttatattattgctatccctttcccccgaGGTTCATGGCTAAtatatgtgttggttttgcccctcctagccatataactatcaatttattgtttttattttaattgtctcattttccctaaaaccaagtagagtaatccttgtaagagtgactttcTAGTCAAGTaagaaagctcatattatgatgcatcattcgggctaagtagagaaacctacttgtaagtctttctctagctttatcccatttcttttactttatttttatttcaatatttttttcctttattgttttttttttaattgcgtgggttgtttattttcagttatttatttatttaattttaattacgtgacttgcgtctttaaattcttagatgacgaatggttaggacgttattttagatacatatgtttaggacggtaattagaattagatcacaaccattaatcggttcactttcgcattattaaaaaaaataataataataaaaaaaatattctccctatgttcgatccgtagctacactgacccatacgcttgtggttacattttaaatcctaacaacaCCCCCAGATCCAATTGTGATCTTAGCTCCCAAGGGGCATGCATTGTTCATAATCTTCAACAAACTTCTGATTCCGGTTAGGCTTGTGTCTACAGATATCTTCTTTATTAGGAGTAAAATGGATGGTGGCTTACCAGCCTCGACACATACATTACAATGCAGAATGTAAAGACCAAttatttccccctttttttttatcttttgggtGGGGGAACTCTGCTAGCAATGAAgtatcaaaattaaataaaatagaaaagtaaacaGCAAACATGAATTATTTCAGCTTCTTGCTGAAGTCAGAGAGCCCAAGAAGGTTTATCCTGGGAATGGTTGCTGCATCCTCCCTCTCCTTTTGAGTGTTATACCCCCAGTCCCCTGCTCCAAGAAAAAGCAAAATTAGCTAGCAAATTCATGCACCAAAACGAAGCAAAAGGAGGAAAATATGGGGAAAAAAGGAATGAAGTTGTGATAGGGAAGAAGCAGACAGGCAACATTACCCAGGTACAAATTCCATCCATCTAACTCGGTCTCcttgatgacattctttagagtTGCAAGTCGATCCTCAACAAAACTGCTCAATGAAATCACAGAATATATTTCGCTTTCAATTTAactttgtttcaagatttgggCCACATAAAAGTGCTGGAAGCCTAATAGAACTGCTTCCAGGCTGCCTGGAAATGGACCAGCAGGGCATAGAGACCGAGTGATCTTTGAGCAAATTCATTGAAGTATAAATATCCATTTCTGTTTTATTGTTGAGGAATAATGAATCTTACTGGAGTGTGAGACCCTGGTGCTCCGGTTTGGCTTGAAGCTGTTTCAACACTTCTACTTTGGGACTGAAAGAAAATTTCAACAAACTATATTCAGGAGACAAAACACATCTCTGACTGATGAAGTGGCCAATGAAACAAAGACCGGCTTTAGCATTTCCTAACTAGGTAACATTTTACTGACCCAGTTCCGAGACCATAGATTCTATCAGATGGCATTGTAACTCCTGCCAGCTCTTGCAGTAATGCATCAGCAAATCGGCCCTGAAATGGCATAAATAAACAGGGTAAGGCAATCCTTTGAAGAGAATAAAAGAGCAAATGCAATAAGTAATGATAAATATCACAATGTTCACCTGTTTTGTGGTAACAATATATACTCTTGAGCTTGCGAATTTCAAAGCATCGGATACACCTGGATAAAATCTGAGTAGAGAAGTATTTTCTGATCAAATTTCAACTGCCACAGGCCATCTTTCACATGTAAAAGCTTCCGAATAGAGAAAACCAAAGGCACCAATGTCATATAATGTATTATATAAATGGAAAGTAAAGTGTGCTATCAATATAAACTATGTAACGACGAGCTAAGAATTACTCATTTTAACGAACATACTCGGCAGTGGCCGTTCTCACCACCCCTTGTTTCTGTGAGAACAAATAACAGAAACACTGAGAGAGTGTTTACTGAGGACCAATCATCAGGATCCAGTAACTTGTAAATTTGGAATTATTACTGATACTGAGAAAAAGAGGCTTCAGTTGAAGACGTATCACGGCCAGGAGAAAGCATTTGAACCCAAAAAAGCTGCTATAATCACATTTCAGTTCCTAAACAAGCACGGAAGTAAACCTCGATGTAATTGTTGATCATTagcttaattttttattaaagtGTTAAGGCTTATGTTTGCATGTCATGATGGCTAGATCTGCCAATGAGAATGGACCAAAAGTGGAACTGAATGGTTGGCAAAGCGGCTTTAGCAAAACTCAACAGTAATCCGTTCTTCACTAGAAAGAGATCCAACTATCAAATACCTTCAAAGATTCCACCTTGTTAAGACAGTAGATCTTGAGAATGTGTACTTTGTGTCACATACCTGGAATCAGAACTGTCTTCACGGTCTAAAACTAATCCAGTAACCTGCCTACCAACCccaaggaaaaataataataataaatgcaaCCTTTCAGCATGAGTTAAAGTATCCACCAGGCTGTTTCACTGTGTGTCACCTAATTTTTTAGGCCGGGTATCTTACTCTTAAACTAGATATATATCCACAACGGAGACCTTCAACTGAAGCTGTGAATAATAGTGGCTATCTTCAATCCACATTTGGTTCATGCTTTCAGGTACCCTGCTGGTACCTTCAATCTGCATAATTGTACTTCTTTTTGCACCACTACATCCGCTGTGCTTATAGATAATTCAACTAtaattgtgcaaggttaatatttttattttacgtTCTACACCATTAGCTGCCTCTCATTCTTAGCTTGTTCAATACCTTGAATCCTTTATGGATGACAAGAAAGAtatcaaaaatataaatttggcataaaaaaatcaaagttccaAGTTTTTCATCAACATTAGAGTGTTTTAACCCATTCCAACCGCTATTTATAAGGATGTCCATTTCTTCTTGTCTTCGAGATGCCATGTGGAAGCTAAAGCTTACGGGACAGGCTAAAATTGCTTGCCAATAAAACTTCAACATGGACCAATATTGGTGAATGAGTAGTAGTATGTCCATAACTGTACCTACATGAATGGCCACTTCTCCCCtatattttagacatttcacTTGATTCAGCTTGTAACAACCTACGGACCTCCGAAATGCTCTTTTACAACAAATTGATCAATTAAGGACAATTAGGATAAACCTCAATGTTGGggacttttcttttatttcaagcactttggggggggggggggaggaggggcaTAACCCTCACActtctagaaaagaaaatttgagtcAATTTTCTCTAACAGTTGTCTTTGTGGGTCAATTATTAACACATTATGCACCTAGTTAGTCTATCAGGTGATCCAATTAAGCAGATTTACATAGGTGAGTTTGCTCAAAATAATTACCTATTGGCACCAATCCAACTTGATAGGTCCTTCTCTATCCATTCATCCCTGACTTTTCCAAAGAGTTCTACTAAAGATTCTCTGTTTTCATTCCACTCCTCCAAAATGACAGGTTTCAACTTTGACCAGTTCTCCAATATCCCATCATTAGTGAGTTCAGCTGCAACCTTGTACATTAACCTTGCAGTCAGATGTAGACCGTGTCTATGATAATCCAAAAATGCAAAGCATACTGTTGTTCTagttgaaaaatatgaaattgcAAGACAAAAACTTTGGTTTTCAATTTCCAATGGAGAGCAATTCCAATAAGGACATGTATGCCATCATTTGTTACtgaatatataaaagaaaatctgTGATAGAGATTCAGAGAAAGTTTAGCACATGCACCGAGGACTTTCGAATGGTAGGCATCCGGGTCTCCAATAGCAACCTCACAAGTAACACATTTTCATATCCTGTTTCCACCACCGGACGAACCTATCACATTAGGCCGCTGTAGTTAGCTCTAGCACAAATTTCTTATATTTTACAAATACTTAAAATGAAACCATTTCAATTATGTTGTGTTACGAGAATATAGAAGTATGAGACTCCGATTTCTTCATACACACTGAGTCGCACACTCAGAATCAAACTAGAATATTGGGGAGACTAAGTCCTCACCATGAAAACTGAGGAAATAATAGGAGAAAATTTACATTTggactaagcaaaagaaaaggagagctactgtgaaaaaaaaaatctgcatcACATCTCTTGCCAAAGAAAATTCTTATTGAATCAATTTGGCCCATGCCAATGTATAGAACCTACCCTTTTTCATTATCCCCTTAATTTTCATAGGAGGTAATAATCTATCCAAGAGCATTGCTTAATTGCATAGGAGGTAATAATCAAACAAGTTAACAGTGCATTGGCTTAATTATAATGGTTTCAAGTGCCAGATTAGTCTCATGATGTTTTGAGCAAGAatacaaaacaaagaaattctGTTGACGACTTTTggttgaaaaaacaaaaattaccaGATTGGAAAAAAGGAATTAAACGAAGGAAAACATAAAGCAGTGTACTGAAACAGAAGGAAAAGCGAGAGCTTACGACATGCATTTGATCAATTATCCAGCTTTCCGTAGCAGAATCCACAGAATCGAAGAGATGGGGCCATCGTAGTTTGGCAGCCTTCCGTACAATCATACATAAATGAATAAATCAAACTCATTAAAAATTTGAAGCTGAGATGTGTAAAGTGTAAACACACTTGCAGAAACCCTAACAAGGAAAATCACCTTAAAAGCAGAGACTGAGCTCTCGCCACAGCTATCACAGATTACTCCATCAAAATCTAGGGCATACAGATCCCCCATTTTCCCCCCTTTTCAGTTTGTTTAGATTCTTTTGCCCTTAAAACTTCAATCTTCCCAACTAAAAAGGATTTCGCAGTTCTTATATAGTTGAATTGAATCGCAGCAGGTCAGAAGATACGCTTGGTTTTCTCCACGGAATATGAGGAGTTGAATGAACGAGTATTATCTTCCACTGCTCTCCAATGATCACTTGCCACGTCATACAAGTCAAATGCTCTATGATTTGAAAGGGGTGCGTTTGGTGGTCGCAGTTCTTGAAGTCGAGAGTCATCCCAAGACCTCGCTCCAATCGGCTGATGCATATCCAACGGCTGGACCGCATTTGGATACATGTCCAGTTTCGGCCTGTATCAGTCCGAGTGGTTTGGGTTCATTATCAGTTTCTTTTAATGGTCTCTTATCGTCTATTATCAGTCTGGTCTCGATTAGTTCAACCAATCCTGTTTTGTT is a genomic window of Macadamia integrifolia cultivar HAES 741 chromosome 13, SCU_Mint_v3, whole genome shotgun sequence containing:
- the LOC122059247 gene encoding uncharacterized protein LOC122059247 isoform X2, with the translated sequence MGDLYALDFDGVICDSCGESSVSAFKAAKLRWPHLFDSVDSATESWIIDQMHVVRPVVETGYENVLLVRLLLETRMPTIRKSSVAAELTNDGILENWSKLKPVILEEWNENRESLVELFGKVRDEWIEKDLSSWIGANRFYPGVSDALKFASSRVYIVTTKQGRFADALLQELAGVTMPSDRIYGLGTGPKVEVLKQLQAKPEHQGLTLHFVEDRLATLKNVIKETELDGWNLYLGDWGYNTQKEREDAATIPRINLLGLSDFSKKLK
- the LOC122059247 gene encoding uncharacterized protein LOC122059247 isoform X1 translates to MGDLYALDFDGVICDSCGESSVSAFKAAKLRWPHLFDSVDSATESWIIDQMHVVRPVVETGYENVLLVRLLLETRMPTIRKSSVHVAAELTNDGILENWSKLKPVILEEWNENRESLVELFGKVRDEWIEKDLSSWIGANRFYPGVSDALKFASSRVYIVTTKQGRFADALLQELAGVTMPSDRIYGLGTGPKVEVLKQLQAKPEHQGLTLHFVEDRLATLKNVIKETELDGWNLYLGDWGYNTQKEREDAATIPRINLLGLSDFSKKLK
- the LOC122059357 gene encoding uncharacterized protein LOC122059357; this encodes MRKQSSCSSSSSSSVSASPLVRLFLLLALIFIIKDYGIVRVAEGGKRRVHIPDDLEDVIDDGEDEEWKRWGEKSTPSQDFEFDPPPPMDFTKMDTSQIQDEMMNRHSGPSFGFVKLRLGVRRSPDMVTEIAMKWTKVLKTGSIEANFKAVDTNTIMFTMQRGKDTTELKEFVLNQPEAYEMKIGDHVVRRPGDPPLEEVIEKLRIEKNEAQDHSSTESSELLKRDEL